The sequence GGACAAAGTTTGATTTCTGCAGGAGGAAGCCAGAGCTTTTCTTTGAATAAAGGACTCTGCACAGAAATGTACAACTCGGCTTTAATAAGTAGAATTCAGTCCTAGAAACACCATTAGGCAGAAAcgccactttttaaaaaaagcaatttgtgtttttatttcacactCACACAAGATAAAGTATCCTTCATTGAAAACCACCACGATCCCTTTCCCTTGCAGCCTTTATCTGTGCTTTTttaccacacacacacagagacccCCTGTCACACAACCTCGCATCCAACAGGCAGCCAGAGAACGGCGTAGGTGCCGGCAGAGAGGAAACGCGGGCAGCTGCAGCAATCAAGTTCCAGAAAAACTACAAAGGGCAGAAGCAGAATGAAACGCTCCGGGCTGCAAACGGCACAAGTCCGCAGCGAGAACCGCGGCGGGCTGAGCTTTCGCATTTATTCGCTTTAAGAACGGGGTTGATGCCGTCCGTCGGGAACGGCCGGCTCCTGGGAGGTAAGCCTTTGAAAACAGCAACCCCCGCAAAATCAGTTTAAATCCGGGCTCGTTTGCTGCAGGCACAAGTAACAAAGCAACACTGAGCTGCGAGTTCCCCGGTTTCAAGCCCCAGAGACCCCCGCAGCTGCCAaatgtggggagaggagggttCAGGGCCGTGcgcggaggaggaggaaggtctAATTCACACGGGCCCGTCGCacatccccagcagcgccgcGCTTACTGAGGCCCTCTCATTAAGACAGGGGTGTTTTGGTATTGGTTTGCTGTAGGTGGCCTCAGCTGCCAGCAAACGAAATCTGCACAACAGGGAAAGTGTGTTTCGAAGGTTTTGATTCCTTTGCCTCCTACTAGTGCAAATTACAGAGGTTATCTGTGCGTTCCTCGCAAAGAACTATCCCTTTTTATCCAGCCAGGCTTTGAAACAAGCCAGCGACACCCTGACACCGAACACAAGTGGAATAAATTAATTGCACAGAACTAATTCGTTTACCCTGAAAGGACCCAACAACAGGGCTAAGCTTCAAAACAGCTGCAAAAGTCAACTCTAAATCTTTGGGATCTTCAGACCCCAAAGCATGAAGCTTGGCTGTCCAGTTTCCCTACCAAAAGCTAGTTCTTCGGAAGCCAAGAGGAAGGCAAGCCCAGCAGGACCCCAACTTTGGGAAGGGATCTGTGTGCTTGCATGTGAGCAACGCCCCAAGCGGGTTTTGCGGACAGGCCAGCAGCGCAGCCCAGCTGCCCACAGGAAAGCGCAGAAAGGACCCAGAGCTTCCAAACAACTCCCACCAAAGTCACTGGTTCCATTCCGGTCCCTTCTCTAAACCCATCTGCACAACCGCCCGCCCACGGAAGACGTCAGCTGCGCCCTCAGGCCTTGCTCTCGGCTTTGGCTGCGCCTCGTGTCAAAGGGGGTGGCAGAGGTGGCAGGTCCTGGGCAGCCGTGGAGTTGGTGCTGCAATCCACGTAGTGGTACGTTTCCAAAGCGCTCTGCGTCTTGTGGCCGATGTACAAGAGCTTCACCGATGtcctgggagaggagagagcagTTTAGTGTGGACAGGACCTGCGACAGCAAGCCCTCTATCAAAATAAAGCCACCCCATCGGGTTTTTACATGCCTCACGTAACCCCTCTTCCCCCTCAAAAGCAGCAGATCCTCAAATTTTTGCTCAAGATGATTCACTGCAGCGGGCAGGGATGTGCAGAGCTGGCGAGCGCAGCCTCTGGAGCACACCACCCCTCGCATGAAAGCTCGGCACGGAGCAACCTGGTGTCCTCTCCTCTCTATCTTACACTTCACCCAACTGTGTCAACTGGCCTGGATTAAAAGCTGACACAGTGAACCAGGCTGGGGTGCTTGCCAAGTGGGATTTTCTTCATGTACCCTAGATTTGCTGCGGCAGCAATTCCCTTTGAATCAGGAGCCGAGCAGAAAACCACCTACCTCATGAAGATCACTATGTTGTGTACCTTCACCTTGGGAAACGTGCAAAAGAAactagaagaaagcaaagcaaagaaataggTCAGGATGGGCTAAACAGGGCTGCAGAAACACTTGCGTTTCTCGGTATCTTCTGATGATATTTTCTCTTTGGTGCTAACAAACACGGTCCAAAAACCACGTCACAACACCCCGACAAAGTGGCCTTTCAAGTCATTTCTAGCAAAGAGTTACTTTCCTGGAAGTTAGCAGAAAACAAGTCATTTCCAGAGCAGATTCTAATTAAAGCAGCTTAAACCCACCCCCAACCCCGGCTATATGCAGAGAGTAGCGAATCCTTACTACACATAGGAGAAAGGTCCACCCAGCTCCACCTTCACAGTGAAGTTCACCTGTAAAAGATAAAGACACATCCACATGCAGCTCAAGCACTCGCTTAAATCCACCCCCTTCAGAGTCTTTCCTACTTGCTGTTGCCTTTCAGCTGGCGTGCGTAAAGCACAGGCTGCTCTAGCCATGAGGCTACTTTGCCAAGCAAAGCTTTAAGGTATTGACAGACTATCATCAAGTTAACTCGCAGCAGCGTGCGGGTTTCACGCTCGATTTGGCGACGCCTACATCATAACTGCAACAAAAGACAAATACCAGTTTGTCACTCAGCGGCTGGATGCTGGAGACGTTGGTGATCTGCTGGGTTCCTACGACAGTGTTCATGTACTGCACCTGACTAGTCAGGCTGGTCACCGTCACCGAGTAGAAGTTGGAGTTCCTGATCCGTAAAGTGGCCTGGATGGAAAAACACAGGGGGAGGTGTGAGTAGGAGTGACCTTCCTGGCAGCTCAGCACAGAATTTATTCCCTCAGGAACAAAGACGCACAAAAACCGTACCGTGATGGCAAGAATGACAACGGAGTTCTTCTTGTCGAACCAAACTTGAACCACTTTAATACCATCGTCATCCACCAGGACCGAGtgtgggaagaggaagaaaaccacCAGCCCCGATatcagcaggcagagcagcaccGACAGCAGGACATACAGCTTCCTGgaagaggcagggaaggggTCACCTCCTTCGCCCTAACGCAGCATCTGCAGCTGCAAGAGACCTCGTATCTGAAACCCAACCTACGCAGCAAACAACACGTATTTGTTCTTCCCTAGAAGGGACACAGAAGTGCTGCTCTAATGTTTTCAATATCTGAAATTGCTCAAAATTGTCACCCTTTAAACAGCTTATTCTTTGGTAATGAGTAACCAAAGAATCATTTTAGCCCCCACAGTGTTCTcataatctaattttttttgctgttggcGAGGTTCTCTCTAAAAGCTTCAGTAAAGGTTGCGGGGATGAAGTGTGTGAGTAGAATCATTGTTTCCACATTCACCCCACAGTGGGATTTCACAGGAAGTATTTAAAGTTAAACTTTAAATTGTATTTGTTGACATACTTGGATGAAAACAAACCACTagaagaagcagcaggctgGGTGAAGCGTTTAGTTGTGGCAGTAAACAACAAAAGAGCCCTCTTTGCTCTTTGCAAAGATGTAATTGCTCTCTTACTACACACTTACGTTCTCTGCGGACGAAGCCGTTGGTCACTGTAGGGTATCAGAGCCACCAACTCATTTACctgctctggaaagcaaaaggagcacGTTAACCAATTCCAAACACATGTGAGGTTGCTAACTTAAGTaagcaacattttcttttcttatttaagtGGGAGGAGCAGTCACCTGTGGGAATGCAGCCAGTGCCTTGGCAAGTGGGACAGGTGATGCTGTCCTGACCTGTGAATTCAACATACGGGAACTTGGCAATGTCTTCCACACGGTCTCGGCTATCGAGTAAGTCATCGTCATCATCCTcagccttcttcctctgccttgAAGAAGCGTTATTAACGGAGAGGGAAAGCACAGAACCCATTGCAGCTGCTGTAGAAAAGCCGCATAACCTATGATGGAGGCAGCAAGAGAAGTCCTGGTCATTAAACAGGTTTTCAGCCTGCTTCTGGCCAACGAGGAAGCCCTACCCTGAACTACAGGCATGAGGGGAACAACCTTCCCCCCAACACCCCTTAGAGAAACACCCCCACACAGAGACAccctcccagggcaggggggtCCAACACCCGCCACAGAGACCTCCCCCCAAAGGGGTGACTTCCACAGCACCCCACAAAAAGAGACATGCTACTTCAGGACACCTCAGTGGAGGCTCACTTCCAGAAGGCCCCCCTAAGCAGAGACCCCCCCCCAGAAGCCAACAGCCtccagagagagacagagacagagaccTAGAGCCCTCAGGACCCCCCAGAGGGGACCTACCTCTCCTCCACAGTCAAGCATACCTTCTTAGACACCCCCCGCCTCAAAAAAAGACATTCCCTCCAACTCCCCTCTCAAACCTCTCCCCTCAAGGGTCCCACAGCCCCTCagaacccccccccccagaaaCTACTGCTCCCCTCAAACGACCTCACAGAGACGTGTCCCCCAACACCCCCGTGAGAGAGACACCCCGAGAcaccccccgccgccccccgtcCGCCGCCCCTCAGACCCGCCGCCGCAGCCTCACCCCCTCCTGCGCAGCCGCCGTCTCTATGACAACGCcgcgaggcggcggcgggcggagcccagccctggccccgcccccccgtGGCCAGCGCAAGCGTACAGAGCTCAGGGCGGGATGAATGGGGCGGGTTCCCGAAGAGCCCGCCCCCTCGCTTAACGCCCAATGCACGCCCGGGCGGGGCGTTTCGTCACCGCCGGGCCGCCCCACCCGCCAGCGCAATGGGAGGGGCTTTGTGGGCAACGCCTCACCGTGACGAAAGGCCCCGCCCGGGCGTGCCTCTCCATCAGTGCGCATGCGCTGCGCCGCAGAGGGGGCGTGCCCATGGCCCCACCCTTTTGACGAGACTGAAGGGCGTGTTCCGGAACTGCGCATGCGCCGCAGCTACGCGGGGGTCCCCCCGAGGGCGGATGGGCGTGTCTTTGTGCGCATGCGCGCTGTGAGAGTTGCCCCTCCCTGCGCATGCGTACGCAGGGAGCCGGACGGCGGGGCAGGACGCGCATGCGCGGGGGGATCCAGGAGGGGGTTAGTACGGAACTCACCCCCGAGCAGTGGAAGGGCATCCGAGCCAGTGTGGAACCTTCACACACCAGTATAAGGGCCCCTGTCCCAGTCTGGACCCGCCTATCCCCAGTATGAGAGCACCTGACCCGGTATGGGACCTTCATACACCAGTGTAAGGGCCCTCATACCAGTATGGACCAGCCTCCTCCCAGTGTGAGGGCACCTGGCCCAGTATGGAGCCTTCACACACCAGTATAAGGGTCCCCGTCCCAGTATGGACCCGCCTCCCCACGATGTGAGGGCCCCTGACCCAGTGTGgagccaccccccaccccagcatgATGGCACCTGACCCAATATGGGACCTTCACACACCAGTATAAGGGCTCTTGGTCCAGTAGGGACGCGCCTCCCCGCAATGTGAGGGCACCTGACCCAGTATGGAGCCCCCACACCCCAGTGTGAGAGCACCCAACCCCGTATGGGACCTTCACACACCAGTATAAGGGCCCCCATCCCAGCATGGACCCACCTCCCCGCAATGTGAGGGCACCTGTCCCAGTATGGAGCCCCCCCCTCCACAACTATGAGGGCATCCATCCCAGTATGAACCACTCACACACCAGCAGGCCCAGTCTGGAACCCATACACATCAGTATGAGGGCAACCATCCCAGTATGGAGCTTTCCCACACCAGTATGAAGGCTTGTGCATGGCTGTGCAAGCTCGTGCGATGTTGTGTTTGCTCGAGCAAGGCTGTGTGTGCTTGTGCATGCTCGTGCGAGGTCGTGTGTGCTTGTGCAAGGCCATGTATGCCCGTGCATGCTTGTGTAAGATCACACGAGGCCGTGCATGCCCGTGTGAGGCCATGCAAGGCTGTGTGTGCTTGTGCATGCTCATGCAAGCTCACGCGTGCTTGTGAGTGCTTGTACAAGGCCACGTATGCTCGTGCAAGCTCATGCAAGTCCATGTGTGCTCGTGCGAGGCTGTGCAGGGCCATGCAGATTTGTGCATGCTCTTGCAAGCTCATGTGAGGCTGTGCAAGGCCACGTGTGCTTGTGCAAGCTCACCTGTGCTTGTGCAAGGTGGCACAGCAATGTGAGCTGGTACAAGGCTGTGCAAGACTGTGTGTGCTCATGCAAAATGTGCGAGGCCGTGAGAGCCTGGCACGCTCCATCctttgctgcagcctcaccAGATATCAACTCATTCTCCCCTGGCGCTTCCTGGGGGTGTCAGTCCGGGGGTCCTCAGCACCCCCACCCTGGGCTCTGCACCCTGGGGACGTCCCCACCGCAGGGAGAAAACTATGGAAAAAGCCCAATTCCCCCCTGAAACGGACCCGCAGGGTCTCTGCCCTCGTGACGGCAGTGCCAGGCGCTTGATCTTTGCTCCATCTCCTTTACGATCCCCTCCCCAACTCTCCTGACGTTTTATTtcgggtttttttccagttttacagCCCGAAGGCCCCGGTGCAGCAGCCGGATCAGCCCAGCATCGCCCCCAGCACCCTACGACCCGGCCTTGATGTAATGCAGCATCTCAAGTGTTTCTAAACCTCTAAATTTTGGGGCAAAAAGAGTCCAAccatctctttcctcccaccacccccgGCCCCGACAGCTCTGGATCAGGAATGAGCAAAACCACCCCATTTGGGTCAACGTTTATTTAATGAACTCCCTCCCGTGCAAACactggtgaattttttttcctccgcAACAAACGTGAGAACTTACTGGAAAAACGAATTCCTTCCCCTCATAATCACCCAAACCATCAAAATAAAGtttacagcaaaattaaatatttccatcAGCCTCGCACGCTCCGGAGGCAGATgcttcctgctgctctcccGTGCGTCGCCGATGGAAACTTTATGGATCATTTattctctccttcccaggagcaaaatgccagggagagggaggcttCCCAGCTCGCCTTTCCCCCCCGCGCTAATTGCCACCTCCTAGTTGCCTAATTGCGGTCTGTGCATCTCCCATCGCCCCTGAGATGGTTGTTGCACGCCCGAGGAAGGTGCTGGGTGCAGGACTGACCCATGCGGACAGACGGCTGCATGGGTGGACGCTGCGAATGGCATGTTGAGaggggacagggaaggggaaaCCAGCACTGAGCCCCTTGGGGACGGGCTGTGGGGCAAGCTCAACCCTATATTAGACAACAGAGAATCGCCAGGTGGGTGGGGAAGACGCTGCCTCCAAAAACAGCAGTGCAAAACCCCGCAGCAGCCTCTCCTCAGCTCTTCTTGCCATGGTGTATCCTGAGCTTAATCCCTCTTCTTCCCATTTTAAATCCACTCTCCCCACAAAGCCCCTGGGGATGGGtgaaaaggggagggaggggtgccAAGCCACACCCTGCCCGGCACATCGCCACACCGGCGGGATTTTGCAGCCGCTTCCTGAGAAACTTTTGCTCACCGGGGGGATGGAGCAGGCACGTAAGTCACCCCGGGGAGAGCTGGCTCCATCGCCCTGCCCGGGGCGGAGCGGGACGGGGCAGCGCCGCTCCCGGGGGAGCTGCTGCCGCTGCGGTGGAACCCCTTTGGTGAAGCCGGTGGCTGCGGAGCAATTTCCAGCCCAGTTGTGGAACGTTTCCCTTCTCCGTGTGCCCGTCAGGGTTAGCTGGGGAAGTGACATGATTTGGCCGTGCCCGTGGCCGAGGAGGGCTTTGATTCCTCCCACTCAACATCCCACCCTGGCTGTTGAACCATCCTcatcctcccccagccccaccaatCCCCCACCAAGGCGAGGGACCCCTTTTCCCAGCCTGGAGGAGTGTGAAGACACCGGCTCACGGTCGCAGCTCTCGGTCGCCGTTCCCACCCCATGCGTGGTGCAAGAATTAAATCCTCCTGCATCTGCGCGCGCCCCCGGGCTCCCGCACAGGAGGGGTTTTGCATCCTCCTTGTGCAGCTTCTTGCCAGCACGATGCAAGTCACAGGGGTGCAACGACGAGCCGAGCAGGAAAGCAAGAGCTGTGCCAGGGTCTGGCCCCGGATTCCCTCGTGCGAGGGGGATTGAGGggggaaagcagcaggagagctgctggaaaacagctaTGACCACCACAGGTCATGACAGAGGGAGCAAATTAAACCTCTCATCAGCTGCAAGCCTTCCCCATAGCTTGGGGCACAAACGCGGCCGTGgctgtggaaaaaaaggtgGGTTTGGCAGGAGAACAGTTTTTTATGGGGTTGAGGAGCGTGTTGCACCGGTCCCGGCAAGGCGAGGTCAGTGGGACATCTGTTGTGCGAAGGCTTGGgacatattttaacatttaaatggCTGCAACGGTGGAAATCAGCGGCAATGGAACGTGTGTGTGCGACTGTGCCCATGCAAAATCACCCACTCCCCACCCTCCTGAAAAGGTTCTGCGCCACTAAATTGTCTCTAATCGTCTCCCATTTCTTCCCAGACGTTGTTTTCTCTCATTGGCCTCATTAAATCCATTTGAGAACAGTTAGTGAAATGTTTACCCCACGTAAATTAGAGCTGTTGAACCCGGTGATTGCAGCTGAGAGGCGGTGATTGCCGTCTGCCTCGCTCGTGTGCGTTGGGAGCTCATTTTCACCGGGGATTTTGGGTTTAGGGGACACTTAATAAACCCTGGGAGCATCTCGTAGGGGCTTTCTCAGGGCATTTCTTGCTGTTTTATTCAATGTTGCTGGTGGCTGAACCCTGGATGGGGTTTTGAGGttggaaagggaaaaactgCCAAACATCCTGAGTTTTTCAGACTGGGGGTGTAACGAGCCCGAGCGATGGAGCAGCTTTGGATTGGGGCTGTGACACCGGCTGAACTGGCTCAGCCCAAACCCCCACGCTCCAAGTTTGACTCACGTCACCGGTAATGGGATTTTGGGTGGTCAAGGTCAGTATTTTTGACCCAGCTTATTGTGCTGTCCCAAATACCACCAGGTCCCACAGAAGCAGCCAAACCGAGGTGTCCCGTGAGCCCTTGGCCCCCAGACGTGCGAAGGTTTTGCACAGGGTCGGTTCATGCTTGGGACATGAAGCCCTGGACTCTGTGGCATGCCGAGAGCAGCCGCGGGGCTGACCGGAGCAGTCTGGATGCTCCAAACAGCCACGACTCTGCCGGGAACCTGCCCACCCTTGGTCGTACACGTCTCCAGCACTTGGAGTTGCGCCGAGGCCCTTGCAGATGCTGCTGTCTCTAGTGTGGAGGCAGAGGATGAATCAGCTCTCCCTCTGCCCTTAATCTGATCTAAGAGTAGAAAAATACAAGAACTCTCTCAAGGCTGTAATCAGATAGAGGTTTTGCAGTGTGCGGTGGCAGGTCTCTCGGGTGTCCTCCTGAAAGTAGGAGAGGAGGGAGATAAGCCCAGCAAATACTGCAGCTGCATAAGCCAGATGGAGTTTGTTTGCTAGGTGATGAATGCAGCGAGCGCTCCGAGTACGTGGGGGCTTGTTACTTAGAAATCCGGAAGGGAAGCAGCCTCTGAACCGCCACCGGCTCCAGGGACAGAGGTCTGCAACCCCTGGGCTTCCAGGAGACACCAGAGCAAAGGTGAGGTgcggggacacacacacacacactcaaatGCGCTCAGGACCTGGTGCTGCAGGGAGACAGTTtgcctgggagtgctgggggggGCACTATTGTACTGGTGGTGTTTGCCCTCTCCCAGTAAGGGACTGACCACAGGCCGGGAGGAAATGGGTAAGCTGCCTGAGCCCATTGGGCTTTCTGTAGGGCTTGTGCCCCCCAAAAGTGCCAGGCAGCGGCACCCCAAAAGCCCCCCGCAGCATCCCTGCAgtccctggcagagcacagggctcCCCGCAAGGCACGGGAGCGGGGCAGCACGGGCAGGGGCTGGGCCGAAGGCGGTGAccgggctgggcaggggggctgCGGCCGTTGGGGTCCCCAAGCCGGGCAGCCCAGTGGGAGCCCCCCGCGCCGCAGGCAGCCACGTGCAACCTCCCGCCAGCCCTCGCCACGCCCCTAGTGGGCGGAGTTTCGCGCAGCAGCGATCCTTATTAGGTGCTGGTAGGCGGTGTCGGCGCAGACACGCCTCCTAGGGGGCGGTGCTGAGGCGGCGCCGCGCTGGTATTGGcgagggcggggaggggcgtGTCTCGGAGGGGGCGTGGtcgcggggaggggcggggcgcggAGCCGGCCGGTTCCCGTCAAAAGGCGGCTCCGGGGCCATGGAGGGGGTGGCGGTGCCGGAGCGCAGGTaccgggcgggggggcgctggggatGTTGTTTCTGAGGGGAAGCCCCCACTCGGTGCCCACCGTGGGCTGAGTCTTGGGGGCGGTTGGTGGTTCTGGTGGTCGCTGGGACACGGGTGGTGCCGACTGGGCGTGGGTGGGGGTCGTCGGGGTAGGCGGCTGTTGCCGTGGTCCCACGGACACGGGTGTCGGGCGACACTGGTGCCCCCCGTGGCCGGaagggtgtgggtgtgggtcAGCCCCGGGTTCCCCCTGCTGGTTAGAGGGTCCTGTGggtttggggcggggggggtgtcCACTGAGTCCCcctggggtttgggggtccTGTGGGGGTATTGAGCCTCCCCTGGTGCTCTGTGTGCTCCCTGTCTTGGGTCCCACGGGGCTCCACGTGTTTCTCATCCTGGTTTGGGGATCCTATGTATGTTtgtggcccccccccccccacgaGGTTGAGGGTCCCACATGAGGTCCCCTGACACCCAGTGTCTCCCCTCAGCTGGGGGCTATCAGGGTTGTAAAGGGCTTCACCTACCAAAACTGGGGACTTCTTAGGGTTGGGGGTGTCCCTGTCCCTTGTAGGCTCTCTGAGCTGTGGGGGTGGCTCCTGGTTTTCGGGTGTCAGGGCCCACCCAGTGCTGCCCAGTCTCTGCTCTGACCACCCCTTACTGGGCCCAGAAATGAGGGTTCAGCTTGGAGCTGTGGGGTGTCCTGGGGGCTGAATGTGACTTTGTTGGGGGTGCTTTCCTTCCCCCTAAATTCTGGCTCACATAACCCTTTCTGGGCTGGCTGGCAATTCCCACGGAGCTTGGCATGAGGATGTGGAGGAACTGGGCCCAGTCATGTACCCCTTGTTGGTGTGAACTCCCCCTTTCCTCTCTGTAGCCCTGAGCCCCTTCCTGAGCTTCATTCTCTGGCCCCCACAAGGGGAAGTCACCCCTGTCCCCTTTCCCTGTGTCCTGCCCTCGTGGGCCCTTCTCTGTGGCTCTCCAAACCCTTTCTGGGGGGCTCTGAAACTGGTGAGTTACCTGGGTGCTGTTGGGGTGCTTAACTGGTGTTTCAGGGTTTCCAACCTGTTTCTTATCAACAGGCTGGCTTCTGATTCAGATAAGTGCCTGATTAATGGTTGGCTTTAAAATGTATCTTAATCTCCCAATTAGTATTTTTTTGAAGCAGGGGAAGCGATTTCAAATGCCAGGCTGAGACCCCAGCAGGGCAGTAATTGCACTTGTTGGTAATTCCCCAGTGACTTTTCGTCTGCCTCTGAGTGATCCCGTTGACATTGTCGGATGTGACTGCCAGGATCTTTCAGCTGCGAGTTCCCAGCACAAAGAAAACGAAGGTACTGGGGATCTTCCTGCAGTTCCTACATGAGGAATGGGGGATTTCTTTCTCCCTAGGCTAAGCAAGGCACCCCTGGGCCAGGACCAAGCATCTCAAAGGCACttggggggctgtgggtggTGCAGGGCAGGTAGATGTGCCCCTTCTTTAGGGTaagctgctccttcctctttaTTCCCCCTTATTTAAGCCTGGGGCAGGAGCCTTCAGCATTAAAAGTTTCTTCAGAAGCTGG comes from Phalacrocorax aristotelis chromosome 26, bGulAri2.1, whole genome shotgun sequence and encodes:
- the TMEM106C gene encoding transmembrane protein 106C, which produces MGSVLSLSVNNASSRQRKKAEDDDDDLLDSRDRVEDIAKFPYVEFTGQDSITCPTCQGTGCIPTEQVNELVALIPYSDQRLRPQRTKLYVLLSVLLCLLISGLVVFFLFPHSVLVDDDGIKVVQVWFDKKNSVVILAITATLRIRNSNFYSVTVTSLTSQVQYMNTVVGTQQITNVSSIQPLSDKLVNFTVKVELGGPFSYVYFFCTFPKVKVHNIVIFMRTSVKLLYIGHKTQSALETYHYVDCSTNSTAAQDLPPLPPPLTRGAAKAESKA